One Panicum virgatum strain AP13 chromosome 9K, P.virgatum_v5, whole genome shotgun sequence genomic region harbors:
- the LOC120648631 gene encoding uncharacterized protein LOC120648631, whose protein sequence is MASAGALGNRMAAICVLVLTVGQLMAAADASAAPLLPRRLLLAAEHGRSASLSLDCICSHITPTCCVPDAAAVEVTDPASEDCICSHITPTCCVPDAAVGARN, encoded by the coding sequence ATGGCTTCCGCTGGTGCTCTCGGCAACAGGATGGCTGCCATCTGCGTGCTGGTCCTGACCGTGGGCCAGCTGATGGCAGCTGCcgacgcgtcggcggcgccgctcctcccgcggcggctgctgctcgcGGCGGAGCACGGGCGCTCAGCCTCCCTGTCCCTGGACTGCATCTGCAGCCATATTACTCCGACGTGCTGCGTCCctgatgccgccgccgtcgaggtgACAGATCCAGCCTCCGAGGACTGCATCTGCAGCCATATTACTCCCACGTGTTGCGTTCCTGATGCCGCCGTCGGAGCGAGAAACTAA